The Abyssisolibacter fermentans DNA window TTGGGAAAAAGAACTTGTACCAAGATCACTGCTTGCAAAAACAGTTGTAAAACTAGTAAATAAAATAAAACAAATAGTTACTATACTTAAATATTTTTTAGTTTTCATTATTAACCTCCGAATAAATAGAATTATGTAACTGCAATTACAATAATATCGATATCGGTTAAATTATAACATAAAATTTATAGCAAAACAACTAATATATTAATAAAATACAAATAGATTAAAAAAATGTAATTATAAACCAACAAAGTAATGTCATTAGCCTGGTATTTTTGAGGAAGTTTCGAAACTGTTGAAAGATTTTTATAATAGAGACTTATGAAAAAGTCTACAATCAATAGGGACGGCAGACTGCGTAAAAACAAACAAAATAACTAGTAAAATTTGATTAGAAAATAGTCAATATATGATATAATTAAAATAAAAAAGGTAGAAAAACATGCAAAGATATATATATAAAGGAAAAAATGTGGGGTACAGTCGTTTATGGCATTGTTTGTCTATTATTGTTATATTTCTCATTTAGATGATAACAAGTAGAAGCAAATATGCATTGGGAATATAAGAATTAATTATTTTTTTAAAGTTTATGCCGACGTCGTATAACAGAGGGTTTGCAACATCTAGGTAGAAAATTGGAGTAATAACCAGACGTCGCAAACCCTCAGAACGTTATCTATCATTATTTAAAAAGGGATTAGGGTAATGCTTAGGGTCTTATTTATTAAGTTTGGAGGTTTCAGTAAATGTTAGTGTTATTAAGTAATTTTACCCGAAAAGATAACAAAGAACTAATTAATAGAGTTGTTAATAATTTTAGTAATGGTAAATATAATTTAGCATATGTACCATCTTGTACTGATTCTAGTCGAAAATATTATATACACGTTAAATCTATGCTTAATGAGTATGGGAATTTCCAATATGAATATTATGATATCGATGAGAATTGCGATAGCATTGATTTTGATAAATTATTTTCATCTGATGTAATTTATCTTTCTGGTGGAAATACTTTTTATTTTTTGAATAATATAAAAAAGAATAACTTAATTGATAGGTTCAGGTCTTATGTTAAAACAGGTGGTAACATAATTGGTTTAAGTGCTGGAGCAATTATACTAAGTCAGAGTATAGAAATTGCTAAATTTGGAGGTGAAAATATATGTGAGATAGAGGATTTTAGTGCATTGGGATTAGTACAATTTGATTTCATACCACACTGGAATATGGGTTCTCATAATATATACGAATTAAAACATTTTTCTAAGAAAAATAAAAAAGTGATTTATACTTGTAATGATGGAGATGGAATAATTGTCGATAAAGAAAACATAGAATTGTATGGTTCTATTACAAAGATAGATTATAGTCTTTAAAAAAGATAGGATAGAATATTCCTTGGAAGTGATGTTAAATAACGAGGATAAAAGTGTATTTTTGTTCGTTCAGGTGCTCTAGGGTAAGCCCTCATATATCCCAACTAAGCACATTGCAACAGTCGTTGTATTAGCCTTTAATCAGGGTATGAGCAACTCCTTCAAAAGATAAATAAAGGAGAGAGATAATGTTACATAATTATTGTAGTGTTTGTGGAGATAAGCTAATTGAAAAAACAATAGGTGATGAGGGTCTTTTGCCATTTTGTAGTACTTGTAATATCCCTTTTTTGATGAATTTAAGACATGTGTATTAGTAGTAGCTGTAAATAGCAATAAGGTTGCATTACTCAAACAGCAATATGTATCCGATAATTGGGTATTGGTTGCTGGGTATGTAAAAAGAGGTGAAAATGCCGAAGAGACCACCAAAAGAGAAGTGGAAGAAGAAACTGGGTTAGACGTAAAAAGTATTCAGTATATTTCTAGTTATTATTATAAGAAAAGAGATATATTAATGCTTGGTTTTATGGTAGAAGTAGAGGGTGAAGAATTTGGATCATCACAAGAAATAGATGAAATAAAATGGTTTGATATTGAAGAAGCAAATAAGTACCTTAGAGAAGATAGTATTGGTTATATCCATTTTGAAAACTGTAAAAATTATTTGAAAAATAATAGATAAAATATAGGGTATCTCTCTAGAGTCATGTAGTCTGACTACATTTAACAATGCATCTTCACAAGGTTGAAGGGTAATTATCAAGGGCAGCGGAAAAAGTGGAAATTTAGAGTATGAGCAAAGATTTTGGTTCTTTGATCAGGTTGGTCTAGAGAGTACATTGAGTTCGAGTGTACATATGGAAAAAGTAAAGTTTCATAATGAATGTTCTAAAATGGATTTAGAAATAAAACCACCTACTCAAGAACAAATTAAACAGATTAAATTTAAATATGGATTGGAAAAAAGAATCATTAGAGAAGGGGAGTATATGAAAAGAATTGGAATTATTGGCGCTATGCCAGTAGAAATTGAGATTTTAAAAAAAGAATTGAAAGATTGTTTTGTTGAAACCTATGCGGGTTTAAATTATTATCTAGGTAAAATCAAAGATATTGAAATTGTTTTATTAGAATGTGGGATTGGGAAGGTTAATGCTGCTATTTATACACAGATTCTAATTGATAAATATTCAGTTGATGCAATAATCAACACAGGTATTGCTGGAGGACTTTCAGATGATGTTAAGCATCTTTCTATAGTAATATCAAAGCAATTAACTTATTATGATGTGCGTAAAATTCAAATGATAAACTGCTTTCCCAACCAAGAGTTTTTCAAAGCAGATGCTAATTTAATTGACTTAGCAGCTAAAATTTCAGAGTCTAATAATTTGGATTATCATATTGGAACGATTATATCAGGTGAAGATTTCATATCAGATACTGAGAGAAAAAGAAAACTTTATC harbors:
- a CDS encoding Type 1 glutamine amidotransferase-like domain-containing protein, with translation MLVLLSNFTRKDNKELINRVVNNFSNGKYNLAYVPSCTDSSRKYYIHVKSMLNEYGNFQYEYYDIDENCDSIDFDKLFSSDVIYLSGGNTFYFLNNIKKNNLIDRFRSYVKTGGNIIGLSAGAIILSQSIEIAKFGGENICEIEDFSALGLVQFDFIPHWNMGSHNIYELKHFSKKNKKVIYTCNDGDGIIVDKENIELYGSITKIDYSL
- a CDS encoding 5'-methylthioadenosine/adenosylhomocysteine nucleosidase translates to MEKVKFHNECSKMDLEIKPPTQEQIKQIKFKYGLEKRIIREGEYMKRIGIIGAMPVEIEILKKELKDCFVETYAGLNYYLGKIKDIEIVLLECGIGKVNAAIYTQILIDKYSVDAIINTGIAGGLSDDVKHLSIVISKQLTYYDVRKIQMINCFPNQEFFKADANLIDLAAKISESNNLDYHIGTIISGEDFISDTERKRKLYQIYKAICIEMEGTAIAHTAFVNQIPFLVIRCISDLANEAATEDYKNFEILAAHESANLVKEMICHI